The following are encoded together in the Dickeya lacustris genome:
- the polA gene encoding DNA polymerase I — protein sequence MVQIADNPLILVDGSSYLYRAYHAFPPLTNSAGEPTGAMYGVLNMLRSLLQQYHPSHVAVVFDAKGKTFRDELFEDYKSHRPPMPEELRAQIEPLHRMVKAMGLPLLAVPGVEADDVIGTLAQQAEKAGRAVLISTGDKDMAQLVTPAVTLINTMNNTILGPDEVCAKYGIPPALIIDFLALMGDSSDNIPGVPGVGEKTAQALLQGIGGLDALYANLDKIASLTFRGAKTMAAKLEQHKEVAYLSYQLATIKTDVELELGCEQLTINELDSDELRELFSRYEFKRWLADVEAGQWLQSGRKSQPAVPFVKDSSEPTATPDEIACVLPQDGYVTILDEPTLQDWIARIRTAGLFSFDTETDGLDTLSANLVGVSLAIKPGEAAYLPLAHDYLDAPVQLDRERVLTLLKPLLEDPAVGKIGQNLKFDKGVMARYGIDLRGIVFDTMLESYVLDSVAGRHDMDSLSERYLQHKTITFEEIAGKGKNQLTFNQIPLEQASVYAAEDADVTLRLHETLWAKLKPQAELCNVFQNIDMPLVPVLSRMERTGVLIDTAILAEHSQELTQRLAELEVQAHELAGEAFNLSSPKQLGAILYEKLQLPVIKKTPKGAPSTNEEVLAELALDYPLPKLILEHRGLAKLKSTYTDKLPQMINVQTKRVHTSYHQAVTATGRLSSSDPNLQNIPVRNEQGRRIRQAFIAPEGFSILAADYSQIELRIMAHLSRDAGLLNAFSQGLDIHRATAAEVFGLPLEKVTSEQRRSAKAINFGLIYGMSAFGLARQLSIPRSDAQKYMNLYFERYPGVQAYMERTRQQAAEQGYVATLDGRRLYLPDIHSRNAMSRKAAERAAINAPMQGTAADIIKKAMIAIDGWLQQEKPLVTMLMQVHDELVFEVHHSVLEEARTKIRQLMEGCMQLDVPLQVDIGTGSNWDQAH from the coding sequence ATGGTTCAAATAGCGGATAACCCCCTTATTCTGGTTGATGGTTCCTCTTATCTCTATCGTGCCTATCATGCCTTTCCTCCACTGACTAACAGTGCGGGAGAGCCGACCGGCGCGATGTATGGTGTGTTGAATATGTTGCGTAGCCTGTTGCAACAATATCACCCCAGCCATGTTGCAGTTGTTTTCGATGCGAAAGGCAAAACGTTCCGTGATGAGTTATTCGAGGATTACAAATCCCATCGTCCGCCAATGCCTGAGGAGTTGCGCGCTCAAATTGAGCCGTTGCACCGGATGGTCAAGGCCATGGGGCTGCCGTTGCTCGCTGTGCCAGGCGTTGAGGCCGATGATGTGATTGGTACATTGGCGCAACAGGCTGAAAAAGCGGGCCGCGCAGTGCTTATCAGCACGGGTGACAAAGACATGGCGCAATTGGTTACGCCTGCTGTCACGCTGATTAATACCATGAATAACACTATTCTCGGGCCGGATGAGGTCTGTGCTAAGTATGGTATTCCGCCCGCGCTTATCATTGATTTTCTGGCACTGATGGGCGACTCCTCAGATAACATTCCTGGCGTTCCCGGTGTGGGGGAGAAAACCGCCCAGGCGTTATTGCAGGGGATTGGCGGGCTAGATGCGCTGTATGCCAATCTGGATAAGATTGCCTCACTGACGTTCCGTGGTGCCAAAACGATGGCGGCGAAACTGGAACAGCATAAAGAAGTGGCTTATCTCTCCTATCAACTGGCGACGATTAAAACCGATGTTGAGCTGGAGCTTGGCTGTGAACAACTGACCATCAATGAATTAGACAGCGATGAATTGCGTGAACTGTTTAGCCGCTATGAGTTTAAACGCTGGCTGGCGGATGTTGAGGCAGGGCAATGGTTGCAAAGCGGCAGGAAAAGCCAGCCTGCGGTGCCATTTGTAAAAGATTCGAGTGAACCTACTGCTACGCCGGATGAGATAGCTTGTGTGTTACCTCAGGATGGTTATGTCACAATTCTGGATGAGCCTACCTTACAGGATTGGATCGCTCGTATTCGTACTGCGGGGCTATTCTCGTTTGATACTGAAACCGATGGGCTTGATACCCTGAGCGCGAATCTGGTCGGGGTGTCGCTGGCGATTAAACCGGGTGAGGCGGCGTATTTACCGCTGGCACATGATTATCTTGATGCGCCAGTACAGCTTGACCGCGAGCGAGTGCTAACGCTGTTGAAACCGCTGTTAGAAGACCCGGCTGTCGGTAAAATCGGCCAGAATCTGAAGTTTGATAAAGGCGTGATGGCCCGTTACGGCATTGATTTGCGCGGTATTGTGTTTGATACCATGCTGGAGTCGTATGTGCTGGATAGCGTAGCCGGTCGTCACGACATGGATAGCCTGTCTGAACGCTATCTACAGCATAAAACCATTACGTTTGAAGAGATCGCTGGTAAGGGGAAGAATCAGCTAACTTTTAATCAGATCCCACTGGAGCAGGCATCGGTTTATGCCGCCGAAGATGCAGACGTAACATTGCGTTTGCATGAAACGCTGTGGGCGAAGCTGAAACCGCAGGCGGAACTCTGCAACGTCTTCCAGAATATTGATATGCCGCTGGTGCCGGTGTTGTCGCGGATGGAGCGCACCGGTGTGCTGATTGATACCGCGATTTTGGCCGAACATTCTCAGGAACTGACGCAACGACTGGCTGAACTGGAAGTTCAGGCACACGAACTAGCCGGGGAGGCGTTCAATTTATCCTCCCCTAAACAGCTTGGGGCGATTCTGTACGAGAAGTTGCAGTTACCCGTCATTAAAAAAACGCCGAAAGGCGCGCCATCGACTAACGAAGAAGTCTTGGCGGAGCTGGCGCTCGATTATCCGCTGCCCAAATTGATTCTTGAGCATCGAGGGTTGGCCAAACTGAAATCGACTTACACGGATAAGTTGCCGCAGATGATCAATGTGCAAACGAAGCGGGTGCATACTTCTTATCATCAGGCGGTAACGGCAACCGGTCGGCTTTCATCCAGTGATCCTAATTTACAGAATATCCCGGTGCGTAACGAACAGGGCCGACGGATTCGTCAGGCATTTATTGCTCCTGAGGGGTTTAGCATTTTGGCGGCGGACTATTCGCAAATTGAATTACGGATCATGGCGCACTTATCACGAGATGCCGGGCTACTTAATGCCTTCTCACAGGGGTTGGATATCCACCGTGCAACAGCGGCGGAAGTATTTGGATTACCGTTGGAAAAGGTAACGAGTGAGCAGCGACGCAGTGCCAAAGCCATTAATTTTGGTCTGATTTATGGCATGAGTGCGTTTGGGTTAGCCCGTCAGTTAAGTATTCCCCGCAGCGACGCGCAAAAATACATGAATCTCTATTTTGAGCGTTATCCTGGCGTACAGGCGTACATGGAGCGCACGCGTCAACAAGCGGCAGAGCAGGGCTACGTCGCTACGCTCGATGGTCGCCGTCTCTATTTACCGGATATCCACTCCCGTAATGCCATGAGCCGTAAGGCAGCGGAACGTGCGGCTATCAACGCACCGATGCAGGGTACCGCAGCGGACATCATCAAAAAGGCGATGATTGCCATTGATGGTTGGCTACAACAGGAAAAACCGCTAGTGACGATGCTGATGCAAGTACATGATGAACTGGTGTTTGAGGTGCATCACTCTGTTCTTGAGGAAGCTCGCACCAAAATACGCCAATTAATGGAGGGCTGTATGCAGCTGGATGTTCCATTACAGGTTGATATTGGTACGGGAAGTAATTGGGATCAGGCTCACTAA